Proteins encoded by one window of Mesorhizobium sp. INR15:
- a CDS encoding sugar transferase → MVVIALALLLESGWPVLFTQTRMGAGARPFRMYKFRKFGVRCSPHGLALTVAGDSRMTRIGRILAATKLDELPQIWNVFRGEMAIVGPRPESLAFADCFHGGFEAVLRYKPGLLGPAQVLFRHEAHFYPQSTDPLLFYREILFPAKARLDLSYYPQRTIASDIVWMAWGLLAVLGRVQPPRIHVSPG, encoded by the coding sequence ATGGTGGTGATTGCTCTGGCCCTTCTGCTCGAAAGCGGATGGCCTGTCCTTTTCACGCAGACCCGTATGGGCGCCGGTGCCCGACCCTTCCGCATGTACAAATTCCGCAAATTCGGCGTTCGATGCAGCCCTCATGGTCTCGCGCTGACCGTTGCCGGCGACAGTCGCATGACGAGAATAGGCCGGATCCTCGCCGCCACCAAGTTGGATGAGCTGCCGCAAATCTGGAATGTCTTCAGGGGCGAGATGGCAATTGTCGGACCGCGACCGGAAAGCCTCGCCTTCGCCGATTGCTTCCATGGCGGCTTTGAGGCCGTTCTACGATACAAGCCGGGCTTGCTGGGTCCAGCCCAGGTTCTCTTCCGACACGAAGCCCACTTTTATCCTCAATCGACCGATCCGCTGCTGTTCTACCGTGAGATTCTGTTTCCAGCCAAGGCGAGGCTTGATCTCTCTTACTATCCGCAGCGCACGATAGCCTCCGACATCGTCTGGATGGCGTGGGGCCTTCTGGCGGTTCTCGGCCGGGTCCAGCCACCGCGGATCCACGTATCCCCAGGGTGA
- a CDS encoding PAS domain S-box protein: MGSFLRWLNSSVSGTPLAHVASILVLAASVVFEATNSMHVGQDGAFISFIPAIIVIVYLEGRVAAITATLVMAAAGLWAQSVLNGQISSEDWTRAILLLVSGGVIASIFHRLRQDLRAALEIAEARLAAVEATESRYRWAFERAAMGFANTNRRGELLQSNRRLCEMTGYDENELSQLQLEALVHPDGRGALLELLRGLGDGAASFGAEVRLLRKDGTTFWARLTLSSSWHEQLLAESVFVVVDDISERRTAREALRAQKEWLDLALSAGRLGTWQIDFKDGTVMGSGKFWDILGLPPVPTRRLEELSAVVHPADWPKLAASIKKSSEANYDTEIRVRRGDGHVRWIALRGREEKHGDRPLRIGVAADLTERRQTTLLRAAVKKRERTMLEDRHRFSNVFPVITALVKMINAPENNVVKYKEMLIDRIRTLEATHLLLSRHAGTSGELHDLVAQELQPFVETRDIAVAGPSVMMPAGAAESFAMILHELTTNSVKYGALGDSHGRVEVNWGFGSGEAGDDIVFDWVESGQRKITNTVRHGFGSMIIGMDGAPLVGHSPKLEISEHGLRYSLRLSRKEIEF, from the coding sequence ATGGGTTCGTTTTTGCGCTGGCTGAATTCGAGCGTGTCAGGCACACCGCTGGCCCATGTTGCTTCCATATTGGTGCTGGCAGCTTCGGTAGTATTTGAAGCAACAAATTCAATGCATGTTGGCCAGGATGGGGCGTTTATTTCGTTCATTCCTGCCATTATTGTTATTGTATACCTTGAAGGCCGGGTGGCCGCGATCACCGCGACGCTCGTGATGGCGGCTGCGGGCCTATGGGCGCAGAGCGTCCTGAATGGCCAAATTTCTTCTGAGGACTGGACGCGCGCCATTCTCCTTCTGGTCTCGGGCGGGGTAATCGCCTCGATATTCCACCGCCTGCGGCAAGATCTGCGAGCGGCGCTTGAGATCGCGGAGGCCAGGCTCGCCGCCGTCGAGGCGACCGAGAGCCGCTACCGTTGGGCTTTCGAGCGGGCTGCCATGGGTTTCGCAAACACCAATCGACGCGGCGAGTTGCTGCAGTCCAACAGACGGCTTTGCGAGATGACTGGCTACGACGAAAATGAGCTTTCCCAGTTGCAGCTCGAGGCTCTCGTTCATCCTGACGGTCGAGGCGCTTTGCTGGAGTTGTTGAGAGGTCTGGGCGACGGAGCGGCTTCGTTTGGCGCGGAGGTCCGTCTGTTGCGGAAAGACGGCACGACATTCTGGGCTCGTCTGACCCTCTCTTCGTCCTGGCATGAACAGCTACTTGCCGAGAGCGTGTTCGTAGTGGTCGACGATATCTCGGAGCGACGGACGGCCCGCGAGGCGCTGCGGGCCCAGAAGGAATGGCTTGATCTCGCCCTGTCCGCAGGGCGCCTGGGCACGTGGCAAATCGATTTCAAGGACGGGACAGTCATGGGCTCCGGCAAGTTCTGGGACATCCTCGGCCTGCCCCCGGTTCCCACCCGCCGCCTGGAAGAACTCTCGGCCGTCGTCCATCCCGCCGATTGGCCAAAGCTGGCAGCCTCCATAAAGAAATCATCGGAAGCGAACTACGACACCGAGATTCGCGTTCGGCGCGGGGACGGCCACGTGCGTTGGATCGCCCTTCGTGGACGCGAGGAAAAACACGGTGACCGTCCGTTGCGTATCGGTGTGGCCGCTGACCTGACCGAACGTCGACAAACCACACTTCTGCGCGCTGCCGTGAAGAAGCGCGAACGCACCATGCTCGAGGACCGCCATCGGTTCAGCAACGTTTTTCCAGTCATCACGGCCCTGGTAAAAATGATCAATGCTCCCGAGAACAACGTTGTCAAATACAAGGAGATGTTGATCGACCGGATCAGAACGCTGGAAGCGACGCATCTTCTCCTTTCACGCCACGCAGGCACATCAGGGGAGCTCCATGATCTTGTTGCGCAGGAGTTGCAGCCCTTTGTGGAGACGCGGGACATAGCCGTCGCCGGCCCCTCCGTCATGATGCCGGCTGGCGCTGCCGAGAGCTTTGCGATGATCCTTCACGAACTCACGACGAATTCCGTGAAATATGGCGCGCTGGGGGATTCGCATGGCCGGGTCGAAGTAAACTGGGGGTTCGGCTCCGGTGAGGCAGGTGACGATATCGTGTTCGATTGGGTGGAATCGGGGCAGCGGAAGATCACCAATACCGTGCGTCACGGTTTCGGTTCCATGATAATCGGCATGGACGGTGCGCCGCTTGTCGGTCATTCCCCAAAGCTGGAAATATCGGAGCACGGACTGAGATATTCGTTGCGGCTATCGCGGAAGGAAATTGAATTCTAG
- a CDS encoding polysaccharide biosynthesis/export family protein, translating to MVFTSRIALASIGVLCATHVAVAADVQGPYKISPGDTVEIGIASIPDRTRRALVQMDGTIALPEVGVISVGGLTSSELQARMETILPSKIFSMRLSDGREQTIVINPSDVTAVIADYRPVYVTGDVLTPGQQAYRPLMTVRQAVAVSGGFSLLRTRASQAGPDPVDLRRDYETLWGEYTKAYLHGARIRAELQNKDTFDIQMPQGSPLPDSISAAIAQSEGQALKIALGDYQQEQSFLDKAEKDTAAQVEVLAKRQGVEAEGVKADEEDMARVTKLYEAGNLTNNRLADVRRALLLSSSGALQTSVELMRTQHQQEDYARQREHGDNQRKIDLLTELKDTDALLADLTSKLHATSQKLQPTGASALPLPIAGETVRAQVKIVRKIGDEWRKLTADEDTEVAPGDTVEVRFTSDLESAAVQ from the coding sequence ATGGTCTTCACTAGTCGAATTGCGCTGGCCTCGATTGGCGTGCTCTGCGCCACGCATGTGGCCGTGGCGGCCGACGTCCAAGGCCCTTACAAGATTTCCCCTGGCGACACAGTCGAGATAGGAATTGCCTCCATCCCCGATCGGACTCGGCGTGCCTTGGTCCAGATGGACGGCACGATCGCACTTCCCGAAGTCGGCGTGATCTCGGTGGGGGGCCTGACTTCGAGCGAACTGCAGGCACGCATGGAAACGATCTTGCCCAGCAAGATCTTCTCCATGCGTCTGTCCGATGGACGAGAGCAGACGATTGTCATCAACCCAAGCGACGTAACCGCCGTCATCGCCGACTATCGCCCCGTCTACGTGACTGGCGACGTGCTCACTCCGGGGCAACAGGCATACCGTCCACTGATGACCGTGCGGCAGGCGGTCGCGGTTTCAGGTGGGTTCAGCCTTTTGCGGACACGGGCAAGCCAGGCAGGTCCTGATCCAGTCGATTTGCGACGCGACTATGAAACGCTCTGGGGAGAGTACACCAAGGCCTACCTTCACGGCGCCCGCATCCGGGCCGAACTTCAAAACAAGGACACCTTTGACATCCAGATGCCGCAAGGCTCGCCATTGCCAGACAGCATCAGCGCGGCGATCGCCCAGTCCGAAGGCCAGGCACTCAAGATCGCTCTCGGCGATTATCAGCAAGAGCAGAGTTTCCTCGACAAGGCCGAAAAGGACACGGCGGCTCAGGTCGAAGTGCTTGCCAAGCGCCAGGGAGTCGAGGCCGAGGGGGTCAAGGCTGATGAGGAAGACATGGCGCGCGTGACCAAGTTGTACGAAGCAGGCAACCTGACCAACAACAGACTGGCTGATGTCCGCCGCGCCCTGCTTCTCTCGTCCAGCGGGGCGCTCCAAACATCGGTCGAACTGATGCGGACGCAACATCAGCAGGAGGACTACGCCAGGCAGCGCGAGCACGGCGACAATCAGAGAAAGATCGACCTCCTGACCGAACTGAAGGACACCGACGCGCTGCTGGCGGACCTTACTTCGAAGCTTCATGCCACCAGCCAGAAATTGCAACCAACCGGAGCGTCCGCGCTGCCCCTGCCGATTGCAGGCGAAACGGTCCGAGCCCAGGTGAAGATCGTCCGCAAAATAGGTGATGAATGGCGAAAACTGACCGCCGACGAAGACACGGAGGTTGCGCCTGGCGATACGGTTGAGGTCAGGTTCACGAGCGACCTCGAAAGCGCCGCGGTCCAATAA
- a CDS encoding lipopolysaccharide biosynthesis protein produces MNDRSEGYALEYQTADEVVGISPPVAAIGGTASTATHAGSHDVGRRLVHASIFALLVYIGGAGLTSMAQLGIARLVGATSYGIYSYTLAWSTVLASLSMLGFNVSLLRFVPAYRAAGRLDLARGVIIFALRWSLLAATLAGLTGAALVIFLSSQHLDQQLQATLLLGMAAVPLITAYAIGATLVRAFGGVVSALLPERVARDGLLLALLGGAAFSGWWTLDARFAMMAVVASSAVTVVLVLVTATKLRPAGLRDTQAAYSGRQWWSAVPPTMLITGLDVFVSRTGVVLLGSTGQVREAGIFALGLNVALLVGLSSVAVSTMFSPTAADLHARQDHEALQRLFSRAAVLSFGGAMATACPLLLVTEPLLRWFGEDFVAGALIARILIMGYVCTAFCGPQLNLLTMTGHEWAAATTMVAGAAVNIVACAIGMKLDGTIGAAVGVVLALVVWNLAMAIYIRKRLNILPGLIFAALAIRSGQLRAR; encoded by the coding sequence ATGAACGATCGCTCCGAGGGGTATGCGCTGGAATATCAAACCGCCGATGAGGTCGTTGGTATCTCGCCGCCCGTTGCCGCAATCGGTGGCACGGCCTCCACCGCCACGCATGCCGGGAGTCACGATGTCGGCCGGCGCCTCGTCCATGCAAGCATCTTCGCGCTCCTGGTCTATATCGGTGGTGCGGGGCTCACCAGCATGGCGCAGCTCGGCATCGCGCGCCTTGTCGGTGCGACAAGCTACGGTATCTACTCCTACACCCTTGCCTGGAGCACGGTTCTTGCCTCCCTCTCCATGCTTGGCTTCAACGTGTCGCTTCTGCGCTTTGTGCCAGCGTACAGGGCCGCCGGGCGTTTGGACCTGGCGCGCGGGGTAATCATTTTCGCGCTGAGGTGGTCGCTGCTGGCGGCGACACTGGCGGGGTTGACTGGAGCCGCGCTCGTCATCTTTCTCTCTTCGCAACACCTCGATCAGCAGCTTCAGGCGACCCTGCTCCTCGGCATGGCTGCCGTGCCCTTGATCACTGCCTATGCCATTGGCGCAACCCTGGTCCGCGCCTTTGGCGGTGTCGTGTCGGCTCTTTTACCCGAGCGCGTTGCGCGTGATGGACTTCTGCTGGCTCTCTTGGGTGGCGCGGCATTTTCGGGTTGGTGGACCCTGGATGCCCGGTTCGCGATGATGGCGGTCGTCGCGAGCTCGGCCGTCACCGTGGTGCTCGTGCTCGTCACCGCGACGAAACTACGGCCTGCCGGCCTGCGGGACACACAGGCGGCCTATAGCGGACGCCAGTGGTGGTCCGCGGTCCCCCCGACCATGCTTATCACCGGGCTTGACGTTTTCGTAAGCCGGACCGGGGTCGTGCTTCTGGGGTCGACCGGCCAGGTTCGAGAGGCCGGCATCTTCGCCCTGGGCCTCAACGTGGCGTTGCTGGTGGGCCTTTCAAGTGTCGCCGTCAGCACGATGTTCTCGCCAACAGCGGCGGATCTTCACGCTCGCCAGGATCACGAGGCGTTGCAGCGGCTGTTCTCGCGCGCCGCTGTTCTGTCTTTCGGCGGGGCCATGGCTACCGCTTGTCCGTTGCTGCTGGTCACCGAGCCTCTCCTGCGTTGGTTCGGCGAAGATTTTGTGGCGGGGGCACTGATCGCACGGATTCTCATCATGGGTTATGTCTGCACCGCGTTTTGCGGACCGCAGCTGAACCTCCTGACGATGACCGGGCATGAATGGGCCGCTGCAACGACCATGGTTGCCGGCGCCGCCGTCAACATTGTGGCCTGTGCGATTGGCATGAAGCTGGATGGCACGATCGGAGCGGCAGTGGGCGTCGTGCTCGCCCTGGTCGTCTGGAATCTGGCGATGGCGATCTATATCCGCAAGCGATTGAATATCCTGCCCGGTCTGATCTTTGCTGCCTTGGCGATCAGGTCGGGACAACTCAGGGCTCGATAG
- a CDS encoding response regulator transcription factor, protein MYRIVIADDHGLYRRGLRLVLTAGIVGVEIFDAACFDAVVCLLEEHASIDLAILDLNMPGLFNQEVLGDVLSAYPNTRFAIVSADDSRAEILKALSIGLHGYIVKSQKDEEVVMAVNEILSGRIYVPALLSRSSAGQGQQISPPSERDPTRRRLGAHNLGRLTSRQKDVLNLMAEGYSNKEIARNLDIAEATTKIHAAAILRELGVRNRTEAAVLLQTLLARNAS, encoded by the coding sequence ATGTATCGGATCGTCATCGCCGACGATCATGGCCTGTATCGTCGCGGCCTGAGACTGGTGCTCACCGCAGGCATTGTTGGCGTCGAAATTTTTGACGCCGCGTGCTTCGACGCCGTGGTCTGTCTGCTGGAAGAGCACGCATCGATCGATCTCGCGATCCTGGATTTGAACATGCCGGGCCTGTTCAATCAGGAAGTGCTCGGCGACGTTCTGTCAGCCTATCCCAATACGCGCTTCGCGATCGTTTCCGCGGATGATTCACGCGCTGAGATACTCAAGGCGCTTTCGATCGGACTTCACGGCTACATCGTGAAATCGCAGAAGGACGAAGAGGTCGTGATGGCCGTGAACGAGATCCTCTCCGGCCGCATCTATGTTCCTGCGCTTCTGTCCCGATCATCCGCGGGACAGGGACAGCAAATATCTCCGCCGTCCGAGCGAGACCCAACCCGACGGCGCCTGGGCGCCCACAATCTTGGCAGGCTGACATCAAGACAGAAGGACGTCCTGAACTTGATGGCGGAAGGGTACTCGAACAAGGAGATCGCGCGCAATTTGGATATTGCCGAAGCGACGACGAAAATCCACGCCGCCGCCATTCTGCGCGAGCTTGGGGTACGAAACCGGACTGAAGCAGCCGTTTTACTGCAAACCTTGCTTGCTAGAAACGCGAGCTAG
- a CDS encoding DegT/DnrJ/EryC1/StrS aminotransferase family protein — protein MLLVSAPILGVSEKAALSKVIDSGWLTMGERVRAFEEAFATMHGADDCVAVSSCTAALHLILHALGIGPGDEVLVPSMTFVATANAVLYVGATPVFVDIESADVPLMSIVEAEARCTPRTKAVILVHFAGYLADRLEWQKFARARGLQIIEDAAHAPGLKEVGTFGAAAAFSFYGNKNMTTAEGGIVIARDPDLRERIRQARGHGMTTGTHQRLNSRTPQYDVTMLGFNYRMDEMRAAIGLVQLQNLQEWNEIRRILTVLYRRLIATKCPTVAVPFSQPRTSAHHIMPILLPRYAKRQDVIDELRTQGIQTTIHYPPVHQMTLYRERFPGTHLPLTEDFAQRELTIPLHPQITASVVEAVVSGLAIALSNCAQTGAAA, from the coding sequence ATGCTCTTGGTGAGTGCCCCAATTCTGGGCGTATCCGAGAAGGCGGCTCTGTCAAAGGTCATCGATAGCGGTTGGCTGACGATGGGCGAACGTGTTCGAGCCTTCGAAGAAGCCTTCGCCACCATGCATGGGGCGGATGATTGCGTCGCGGTCAGTTCCTGTACAGCGGCCCTTCATCTGATTCTGCACGCATTGGGAATCGGTCCGGGAGACGAGGTGCTGGTCCCCTCGATGACCTTCGTGGCGACCGCGAATGCAGTGCTTTATGTTGGTGCCACTCCCGTCTTTGTCGACATCGAGTCGGCCGATGTGCCGTTGATGTCGATTGTAGAGGCGGAAGCGCGGTGCACGCCGCGCACCAAGGCCGTCATTCTCGTACACTTCGCGGGCTACCTTGCCGATCGGCTGGAATGGCAAAAATTCGCCCGAGCACGTGGCCTGCAGATCATAGAGGATGCCGCGCATGCTCCCGGCCTGAAGGAGGTGGGAACGTTCGGCGCCGCGGCCGCCTTCAGCTTCTATGGCAACAAGAACATGACAACGGCGGAGGGCGGGATTGTGATTGCCCGAGACCCCGACCTGCGCGAGAGGATTCGCCAGGCCCGCGGGCACGGGATGACGACAGGGACACATCAACGGCTAAACAGCCGCACACCGCAGTATGATGTTACCATGCTCGGGTTCAATTATCGCATGGACGAAATGCGCGCGGCGATCGGTCTGGTTCAGCTGCAGAACCTGCAGGAATGGAACGAGATCAGACGCATCCTGACCGTCCTGTACCGGCGTCTGATTGCAACAAAATGCCCGACCGTGGCAGTTCCATTCAGTCAGCCGCGGACGTCTGCTCATCACATCATGCCTATCCTTCTGCCGCGCTACGCAAAGAGGCAAGACGTTATCGACGAGCTGCGGACGCAAGGGATACAGACCACGATCCACTATCCGCCGGTGCACCAGATGACGCTATACCGCGAGCGGTTTCCCGGCACTCATTTGCCCCTGACAGAGGATTTTGCCCAAAGGGAGCTGACAATCCCCCTGCATCCCCAGATCACCGCATCCGTGGTCGAGGCGGTTGTGTCTGGTCTGGCAATTGCGCTGAGCAACTGCGCTCAAACGGGAGCAGCGGCATGA
- a CDS encoding AAA family ATPase yields MIIEFFGPPASGKTTLAHALASRLRDRGYMAKVILCYQPRSRGEGWDFLGIFSVGYRMSSAAFSVLLVLFSSFWERYEIKISAKLLNIMPPESIKWRARIWQYIIRLSRCWKQAQRSTNITIFDQGFVQAIGSLAMFNSAADDALIAQALQVAPQADLVVRIIVPRDVVETRLRARMTCEAAAERLLEVDIADNMNAFRVFDDIGEILVSAHRNIVSIQSIDQQSSSSGLRQVEEEILARLSLIEVSAISKGRERNDLPAKRRLGKNQA; encoded by the coding sequence ATGATCATTGAATTTTTCGGCCCGCCGGCGTCCGGCAAAACAACCCTCGCGCATGCGCTTGCCAGCCGCCTGCGTGACAGAGGGTACATGGCCAAGGTCATCCTCTGCTATCAGCCGCGGAGTAGAGGCGAGGGCTGGGATTTCCTGGGGATATTCTCAGTCGGTTACAGGATGTCTTCGGCTGCTTTTTCTGTTCTTTTGGTACTATTTTCATCGTTTTGGGAAAGATACGAGATAAAAATAAGCGCCAAATTGCTGAATATCATGCCTCCTGAAAGTATAAAATGGCGTGCGCGTATTTGGCAATATATCATACGGTTGTCGCGCTGTTGGAAGCAGGCTCAGAGATCGACGAACATAACAATATTTGACCAGGGCTTTGTTCAGGCAATCGGGTCACTGGCGATGTTCAATAGTGCGGCAGATGACGCGTTGATCGCACAAGCGCTTCAAGTCGCCCCCCAGGCCGATTTGGTGGTCCGGATAATCGTGCCGCGCGATGTGGTGGAAACACGGCTGCGGGCAAGAATGACATGCGAAGCGGCGGCGGAGCGGCTCCTTGAAGTGGATATCGCGGACAACATGAACGCCTTTCGCGTATTCGACGACATCGGCGAGATTCTCGTGAGCGCGCACCGAAACATCGTTTCGATTCAATCAATCGACCAGCAATCATCCTCCAGCGGCCTTCGTCAGGTGGAAGAGGAAATCCTGGCGCGGCTATCGCTGATCGAAGTTTCGGCCATCTCCAAGGGGCGGGAGCGAAATGATTTGCCGGCCAAACGCAGGCTAGGAAAGAACCAGGCATGA
- a CDS encoding SDR family NAD(P)-dependent oxidoreductase, with the protein MGYKGKKVLVTGADGFIGSHLTEALVRSGADVTALALYNSFDSHGWLDDLPDNIRSQLKLVRGDVRDCAFLNRIMRGQAVVFHLAALIAIPYSYAAAQSYVETNILGTVNVLEAARQWETERVVHTSTSEVYGTALTMPISETHPLQGQSPYSASKIGADMMAESYARSFDVPVVIMRPFNTYGPRQSERAIVPTIIRQALDPDCAAIMVGDTSPIRDLTFVEDTASAFLTAGLAKLEFGHAYNAGSQRAVTISDVLDLVIELSGSKKPVHRDESRLRPHNSEVRALLADSSRFEGETGWRARTTLHDGLERTIAWWRARLSEGRVRREKGYMT; encoded by the coding sequence ATGGGCTACAAGGGCAAGAAAGTTCTGGTGACGGGCGCGGATGGATTTATCGGGTCCCATCTCACCGAAGCGCTTGTGCGCAGCGGAGCGGATGTCACGGCATTGGCTCTCTATAATTCCTTCGACAGTCATGGTTGGCTGGACGATCTTCCCGACAACATTCGAAGCCAGTTGAAGCTCGTTCGCGGTGACGTTCGCGATTGCGCGTTCCTGAACCGGATCATGCGTGGTCAGGCCGTGGTGTTTCATCTGGCAGCGCTGATCGCGATTCCCTACTCATACGCCGCGGCGCAGTCGTATGTGGAAACCAACATCCTGGGCACCGTCAATGTCCTCGAAGCGGCGCGTCAGTGGGAGACCGAGCGTGTTGTGCACACCTCGACCAGCGAGGTTTATGGCACCGCGCTGACCATGCCCATCAGCGAAACTCATCCGCTGCAGGGGCAGTCGCCATATTCGGCATCCAAGATTGGCGCCGACATGATGGCGGAGTCCTATGCCAGGTCGTTCGACGTTCCCGTCGTCATCATGCGGCCTTTCAACACCTATGGCCCACGGCAGAGTGAAAGGGCCATTGTGCCAACCATCATACGGCAGGCACTCGATCCAGACTGCGCGGCGATCATGGTCGGGGACACAAGTCCGATCCGTGACCTTACATTCGTTGAAGACACGGCATCGGCATTCTTGACCGCGGGGCTGGCCAAGCTCGAATTCGGCCATGCCTACAATGCCGGCAGCCAGCGTGCCGTGACGATTTCCGATGTGCTGGATCTCGTGATCGAATTAAGCGGCTCCAAGAAACCGGTCCATCGCGACGAAAGCCGTCTACGGCCACATAACTCGGAGGTCCGAGCCCTGCTGGCGGATTCCTCGCGCTTTGAAGGCGAAACCGGATGGCGGGCTCGGACCACCCTGCATGACGGCCTGGAGCGGACCATCGCCTGGTGGCGGGCGCGCCTAAGTGAAGGCCGGGTACGCCGCGAAAAGGGCTATATGACATGA
- a CDS encoding NDP-sugar synthase encodes MKAVIQCGGMGTRLRPFTSVLPKPLMPIGARPVLELLLKWLRRNGIEEVYVTTGYLGHLIRSVCGDGSQWNLRIKYTQEMEPLGTIGPLSLIRDELNEPFVVLNGDVLTDLSLSRFVAAHRMHKDPVTIATTSRVIKMDFGVIDEVNNAVQIFREKPTLTHLVSMGIYCMNPDVLQFIPSGIPFGFDDLMLQMMQGGTVVHVYKHDGLWLDIGRVDDFQNAQAISWEEQSASIEVAAAAA; translated from the coding sequence ATGAAAGCGGTAATTCAATGCGGTGGAATGGGGACACGTCTTCGGCCCTTCACATCCGTCCTGCCAAAACCCCTCATGCCGATCGGTGCTCGACCCGTTCTGGAATTGCTTCTGAAGTGGCTGCGGCGCAATGGCATCGAAGAGGTCTACGTCACGACGGGGTATCTCGGGCACTTGATCCGCAGTGTCTGTGGCGACGGCTCGCAATGGAACCTGAGGATCAAGTATACCCAGGAAATGGAGCCGCTCGGCACCATCGGACCACTTTCGTTGATCCGGGATGAATTGAACGAGCCCTTCGTCGTGCTCAACGGCGATGTCCTTACCGATCTAAGCCTCAGCCGGTTTGTGGCGGCTCATCGGATGCACAAGGATCCCGTGACGATCGCGACTACCTCCAGGGTGATCAAGATGGACTTCGGCGTCATAGACGAGGTCAACAATGCGGTGCAGATCTTCCGTGAAAAGCCGACGCTCACTCATCTCGTCAGCATGGGGATCTACTGCATGAACCCAGATGTTCTTCAGTTCATACCTTCCGGAATACCATTCGGGTTCGACGATCTGATGCTGCAGATGATGCAGGGCGGCACGGTCGTGCACGTTTACAAGCATGATGGTCTGTGGCTCGACATCGGTCGCGTCGACGACTTTCAGAATGCTCAGGCGATTTCCTGGGAAGAACAGTCGGCCTCGATCGAGGTCGCCGCCGCGGCTGCGTGA
- a CDS encoding helix-turn-helix transcriptional regulator: protein MTLIDRRNDTVAGGRYIALKNAYACQSHSTHSSHSSDRPDAWLDGPERRSLESITGMLDRIGCGYLILSREKKVIEWNAAAQSTLERQGEAADTAGELSAALRRLVANVPAHFLPGSLSWVVISGRSDRPAVLKEMDFTAPDGTCIVALLDRENRSSANPQTLQRMFGLTSAETHLALRLAQGDAPLEIARSWRLSRTTIRSQLASLFAKTETKRQAELVALLWRVSVLP from the coding sequence ATGACTCTGATTGACAGGCGCAACGATACGGTTGCGGGCGGGCGGTACATTGCCCTGAAGAATGCGTACGCGTGCCAGTCACACTCTACGCACTCTTCACATAGTTCAGATCGACCAGACGCCTGGCTTGACGGGCCGGAACGTCGCAGTTTGGAATCCATCACTGGCATGCTTGACCGCATCGGCTGCGGCTATCTCATACTGAGTCGGGAAAAAAAGGTGATTGAATGGAACGCAGCCGCTCAAAGCACGCTTGAGCGTCAGGGCGAAGCCGCTGATACGGCTGGCGAGCTTTCAGCCGCGCTAAGGCGGCTGGTTGCCAATGTTCCCGCCCATTTCCTGCCCGGTTCATTGTCATGGGTGGTGATCAGCGGCAGGAGCGACAGGCCGGCGGTGCTGAAGGAGATGGACTTCACCGCGCCTGACGGAACGTGTATCGTCGCGCTGCTGGATCGCGAGAACAGGTCGTCGGCCAATCCCCAGACACTGCAAAGGATGTTCGGCTTGACGAGCGCTGAAACACACCTTGCGTTGCGCCTGGCTCAGGGCGACGCCCCCTTGGAGATCGCTCGCAGTTGGCGCCTCAGCCGCACCACGATCCGTTCCCAGCTTGCATCGCTGTTCGCCAAGACCGAGACGAAACGGCAGGCGGAGCTGGTAGCTCTCTTGTGGCGCGTTTCGGTCTTGCCATAG